The following is a genomic window from Clostridium sp..
CCTTTTGTTGTAATTAACATAATTTAATTACCTTCCCTTCACCATTTATCCGCATTAAAATACTACTCTTTTGGATAACCTCCATTATTCCATTTATCAATGAATTCATCAAAGAAATGTTCATTACCAAATTGTCCACTATCATCACTTATCAAACCATCTATCTCTTTTATTATTTCAATATTTTCTTTGGTAGGCTTGTACTCTGATTCAAGAAAAACATCTATAATATTTTCAATAATCCCTATTCCTGTTATTCTGCCTCCAAACGCTATAACATTGGCATTTAGGTATTCTTTTGCATATCTTGCTGTAGTGACATCTCTTACTAATGCTGCTCTTACTCCCTTTACTTTATTAACCGAGTTTGATATTCCCACCCCTGTTCCACACAAAACTATTCCTAAATCAGCCTCTTTTGAAATAACTTTTTCAGCCGTCTTTTTACCGAATATAGGGTAATGGGTTCTTACAAAATCATAAGTACCATTATCAATAACCTCATGGCCTTTTGACTTTAAATATTGTGAAATCTTCATTTTAATATCTGGAACTATATGATCACTGCCAAGCGAAATTATCATTGTTAATACCTCCTAAGTTTTATTTATAACATTTTATTCAACATATCAATTCTTATTTGGTGTCTTCCACCTGCATATTTTTCATTCAAATATGCATCCAAAATTGCTTCAGCAATCTTTTTGCCCACAATTCCAGCTCCAATTGTAATCATATTTGCAGAGTTGTGCTGACTTGTCATTTTTGCTGAGTGTTCATCTGATACTTCTGCACAAATTATCCCCTTGTGTTTACAGCCAACCATAAATGAACCAGCTCCATATTGGTCAATTGCTATTCCCCTCTCAACATCTTTGTTTAAAATCGATTTTGCAACAAATTTTGATGACTGGACAAAATTAAGCCCTCTCTCAGGTGTCTTATCAATTACCTCATAACCTTTGCCCTTTAAATAATTTTTTAAATATTCTTTTAATTCAAAGCCATCTGTATCTGATCCAATTGCTACTTTCATAAAATTTCTCCTTCCCAATCAATTTTTATTAATTGTTTTATTTTTACTGTGTAATACAAATGTGATATAATGAAAATGGTTATTTTTCTACAAAAGATTAAAATAATCATTTTTCATATCATTACATGCCAGTGTAATGATATGATATTTTTGATTCAAGAATTTATGATTGTTGTATGCCTTTCATATTTATCCTTAAGATTTTTATCTATATACTTGTCGGTTATTACCGCTGTTACATCTTTCAAACTATAAAAACTAAAAAAGTCTTCTTTTCCCATTTTGGTGCTGTCACATAATATATATTTTTTTATTGCATTGTCCAATATTATTTTTTGACATAATCCTTCTTCTTCATTGGAAGTCGTTATATTGTCATTCAAAATCCCATTAGTACCAACAAAAGCTATCTTTACTCTAATACTTTTTAAAATTTCATTGGTAAAATTGCCT
Proteins encoded in this region:
- the lacA gene encoding galactose-6-phosphate isomerase subunit LacA, with amino-acid sequence MKVAIGSDTDGFELKEYLKNYLKGKGYEVIDKTPERGLNFVQSSKFVAKSILNKDVERGIAIDQYGAGSFMVGCKHKGIICAEVSDEHSAKMTSQHNSANMITIGAGIVGKKIAEAILDAYLNEKYAGGRHQIRIDMLNKML
- the lacB gene encoding galactose-6-phosphate isomerase subunit LacB, yielding MIISLGSDHIVPDIKMKISQYLKSKGHEVIDNGTYDFVRTHYPIFGKKTAEKVISKEADLGIVLCGTGVGISNSVNKVKGVRAALVRDVTTARYAKEYLNANVIAFGGRITGIGIIENIIDVFLESEYKPTKENIEIIKEIDGLISDDSGQFGNEHFFDEFIDKWNNGGYPKE